In the genome of Prosthecobacter algae, one region contains:
- a CDS encoding acyl carrier protein, producing MTPDQIQKLHSVLAAILSLPVTEITDDLSPDTQPAWDSVTHLSLVMAVEEAFNVSFTPEETLDMTSVKLIRLLLEEKGI from the coding sequence ATGACACCCGATCAGATTCAGAAACTCCACTCGGTGCTCGCCGCCATCCTTTCTCTCCCGGTGACCGAAATCACCGATGACCTCAGCCCCGACACCCAGCCTGCCTGGGACTCGGTGACTCATCTCAGCCTTGTGATGGCCGTGGAGGAAGCTTTCAACGTATCCTTCACGCCCGAAGAGACACTGGACATGACTTCGGTGAAACTTATCCGCCTTCTGCTTGAGGAAAAAGGGATCTGA
- a CDS encoding LptA/OstA family protein: MRTITTIALAVLGMVHFASGQGASRLTTPTSDQKKQLQSAAEKLRQAQANGELDKAKETAKGLMGKLPSNLTDAAKAALQSPEVKAQAAEAAKAAAKTLLPEAQKMMGAQGETPAGDAPPAASATTTPAADQPPAAPPGPVPGALQPLAAAPEDASGKKPVAVIESDSCVFDSSTRVLIYTGNVRARHPQFYIECEELIVHLEQEAQATDKAAKPAPKPSAIDPIMAGKKGQPEKRQSTVKKAIASGPMVRIEKANPSGELQRAFCRNAVYEGSTGIITMRDNPQVQTGNVMQMAITPDTVMTFDEKGNFNSNRRTRTVILSEEEGAGASRNNL; this comes from the coding sequence ATGAGAACGATCACCACCATTGCCCTTGCCGTCCTCGGCATGGTCCACTTTGCCAGCGGGCAGGGCGCATCGCGTCTCACCACCCCCACCAGCGACCAGAAAAAGCAGCTCCAGTCCGCCGCTGAAAAGCTGCGCCAAGCCCAGGCCAATGGTGAGCTGGACAAGGCGAAGGAAACCGCCAAGGGCCTGATGGGCAAACTGCCCAGCAACCTCACCGATGCGGCCAAAGCCGCGCTGCAATCCCCTGAGGTCAAGGCCCAGGCCGCCGAGGCTGCCAAAGCCGCCGCCAAAACCCTCCTGCCGGAAGCCCAGAAAATGATGGGTGCCCAGGGTGAAACTCCTGCCGGAGACGCCCCGCCTGCTGCCTCCGCAACCACCACCCCAGCGGCAGATCAGCCCCCGGCTGCGCCTCCTGGCCCGGTTCCTGGTGCCCTGCAGCCCCTGGCTGCCGCCCCGGAAGATGCATCTGGGAAAAAGCCTGTGGCGGTCATCGAGTCCGACTCCTGCGTGTTCGACTCGAGCACCCGCGTCCTCATTTACACGGGCAACGTCCGCGCGCGTCACCCGCAGTTCTACATTGAGTGCGAAGAGCTGATCGTTCACCTCGAGCAGGAGGCGCAGGCGACGGACAAAGCTGCCAAACCGGCACCGAAGCCTTCCGCTATTGATCCGATCATGGCCGGTAAAAAAGGCCAGCCGGAGAAGCGCCAGAGCACCGTCAAAAAAGCCATCGCTTCTGGCCCCATGGTGCGCATTGAAAAGGCCAATCCCTCCGGCGAACTCCAGCGCGCCTTTTGCCGCAATGCCGTCTATGAAGGCTCCACCGGCATCATCACCATGCGTGACAATCCCCAGGTGCAGACCGGAAACGTGATGCAGATGGCCATCACGCCCGATACCGTGATGACCTTCGATGAGAAGGGCAACTTCAACTCCAACCGCCGCACCCGCACAGTGATCCTGTCGGAGGAGGAAGGCGCAGGGGCGTCTCGCAACAACCTGTAA
- the hpf gene encoding ribosome hibernation-promoting factor, HPF/YfiA family has translation MQKHNVNLPIVITGRHIEITEAIREYSHKKIESLHLDYPRIIEAKVILDVEHHRQIAEIILFCADHIHIEAKSTTEDIYASIDESISKIARRMRKFKTRLLKSHRPRKDGSIRHLEQKVFHADDLHGEVETVEHAYVHQEQYKVRPLYPDEAIMDLEINDRPFVVFHNQTTHKLAIMFRRKDGEYGLIEPEDKAVAA, from the coding sequence ATGCAAAAACATAACGTGAACCTGCCGATCGTCATCACTGGCCGTCATATCGAGATCACAGAGGCCATCCGTGAATACTCTCATAAGAAGATCGAGAGCCTCCACTTGGACTACCCGCGAATCATTGAGGCCAAAGTCATCCTGGATGTGGAGCACCACCGCCAGATCGCCGAAATCATCCTGTTCTGCGCTGACCACATTCATATCGAAGCCAAGAGCACCACGGAAGACATCTATGCCTCGATCGACGAGTCCATCTCCAAGATCGCCCGCCGGATGCGCAAGTTCAAGACCCGCCTCCTGAAGAGCCACCGTCCTCGCAAGGACGGCAGCATCCGCCACCTGGAGCAGAAGGTTTTCCACGCCGACGACCTTCATGGCGAAGTCGAAACTGTCGAGCATGCCTACGTCCATCAGGAGCAGTACAAGGTGCGCCCGCTTTATCCGGATGAAGCCATCATGGACCTCGAAATCAATGACCGCCCATTCGTCGTCTTCCACAACCAGACGACTCACAAGCTGGCCATCATGTTCCGCCGTAAGGATGGCGAATACGGCCTCATCGAGCCCGAAGACAAGGCTGTCGCAGCTTAA
- a CDS encoding serine acetyltransferase, with the protein MTASASPLPKSTQELRAILACDLFRQEGKGGKGHFLKHFINNPGFRYVVLFRLCQFLRQSAWSKWTLHPLALLWFQRVGRIYGIRVPLSCKVGPGFFIAHWGCIWVNPGVTIGKNLTLTHAVTLGRASRGATCGVPTIGDNVYLGPGACVSGTITIGNHSLVSANSVVLQDVPENGVVIGVPARLFSSSGSEGYVTHTV; encoded by the coding sequence ATGACAGCTTCAGCCTCTCCTTTGCCAAAATCCACACAGGAACTGCGGGCCATCCTGGCCTGTGACCTCTTCCGTCAGGAAGGAAAAGGCGGCAAAGGCCACTTCCTGAAGCATTTCATCAACAATCCGGGCTTTCGATATGTGGTTCTGTTCCGCCTCTGCCAGTTCTTGCGGCAGTCGGCCTGGAGCAAGTGGACCTTACACCCATTGGCCTTGCTTTGGTTTCAACGGGTGGGCCGCATCTATGGCATCCGCGTGCCACTGAGCTGCAAGGTGGGGCCAGGTTTCTTCATCGCCCACTGGGGCTGCATCTGGGTGAATCCAGGGGTGACGATTGGCAAGAACCTCACTCTCACCCACGCCGTGACCTTGGGCCGTGCCAGCCGGGGAGCCACCTGCGGCGTGCCCACCATCGGTGACAATGTCTATCTTGGCCCCGGAGCCTGCGTTTCCGGCACCATCACCATCGGCAATCACTCCCTGGTTTCCGCCAACTCCGTCGTGCTGCAGGACGTGCCGGAGAACGGCGTCGTCATCGGCGTGCCTGCCCGGCTGTTCTCTTCCAGCGGTTCCGAAGGCTACGTGACCCATACTGTTTAA
- the lptB gene encoding LPS export ABC transporter ATP-binding protein produces the protein MSAARSKRPSTPTDSAPIWDGAPVDESSEAAASGPDERSMLLHTEGLKKVYDGRAVVNGVDIEVRAGEIVGLLGPNGAGKTTTFYMIVGLVRPNGGKVIFDGNDATEQPMFKRARLGMGYLPQEESIFRRLTVRENILAVMETQNYTKKEREEQCQQLMEKFGIDHVADNLALTLSGGEKRRLTIARSLVTEPKLLMLDEPFSGVDPIAVSEIQDIIRMLRRAGLAILITDHNVRETLNIVDRAYLIYEGQVRRHGTKDFLVNDPEARRLYLGEDFTM, from the coding sequence ATGTCAGCCGCACGTTCCAAGCGTCCATCCACCCCGACCGACTCCGCACCCATCTGGGACGGAGCCCCGGTTGACGAATCTTCTGAGGCCGCCGCCTCCGGCCCGGATGAAAGAAGCATGCTCCTGCACACTGAGGGGCTGAAAAAAGTCTATGATGGCCGCGCCGTGGTGAACGGGGTGGACATCGAGGTCCGGGCTGGCGAAATCGTCGGCCTCCTCGGCCCCAACGGTGCTGGCAAGACCACCACCTTCTACATGATTGTGGGCCTCGTCCGTCCCAACGGCGGCAAGGTCATCTTCGATGGTAACGACGCCACCGAGCAGCCCATGTTCAAGCGCGCCCGCCTCGGCATGGGTTACCTGCCACAGGAAGAGTCCATCTTCCGCCGTCTCACCGTCCGCGAGAACATCCTCGCCGTCATGGAGACGCAGAACTACACCAAGAAGGAGCGTGAGGAGCAGTGCCAGCAGCTCATGGAAAAGTTCGGCATTGACCATGTGGCGGACAATCTGGCGCTCACGCTTTCCGGGGGCGAAAAACGCCGCCTCACCATCGCCCGCAGCCTCGTCACTGAGCCCAAGCTGCTCATGCTCGATGAGCCCTTCAGCGGCGTGGACCCCATCGCCGTCAGTGAGATCCAGGACATCATCCGCATGCTTCGCCGTGCGGGGCTCGCCATCCTGATCACTGACCACAATGTACGCGAAACGCTGAACATTGTGGACCGTGCCTACCTCATCTACGAAGGCCAGGTGCGACGCCACGGAACCAAAGACTTTCTCGTCAACGATCCTGAAGCCCGCCGCCTTTACTTGGGCGAAGATTTCACCATGTAA
- a CDS encoding HAD-IIIC family phosphatase, protein MSSSAIPARKTPGPLTRAEFVQQAAAIQATPDPALTPIKVAILSTFTVDLMKPCLIVEGAAQGFLLDLWLGPFGQIEQQVFDPGSQLYQASPQTVLLIARLEDWAPDVAYRFVSLSAEALAEAKTRLISRFQQVLEQIRQKTQATVLVANFPALPWLAAGLADPSLPTSQSSFIQQLNEALAEVCARLPGTAILDTARVAAEVGLRHWSDERMTYLAKAPLSLEAMSSLSAAFARRLRSLTVTPKKCLVLDLDNTLWGGVLGEAGLDGIALGPDYPGNVFVDFHKRVLALRDCGVLLAVASKNNAEDAIQALDQHPASLLRSEHFSAFEAHWEDKATSLRRIASSLNIGTDALVFFDDNPTEREWVRSQLPEVTVIEVPASPLGYAKALAECCCFDFAGLVQEDLQRAGLYQKESQRQEMQAQAASLEDFLAGLEMKITAGLADEAVLPRIVQLLGKTNQFNLTTRRHSAADLQTLLDAGSQILWFRVKDKFGDNGVVGVLIACPTETEGGWYLDSFLMSCRVIGRQVETAMLAILERLLASQGATTLTADFFPTAKNQPAATFLADHGFENNGSQWILSLAKPRPLPDCLQLEGPFTQL, encoded by the coding sequence GTGTCTTCGTCGGCGATCCCAGCACGCAAAACCCCGGGCCCTCTGACCCGAGCTGAGTTCGTCCAACAGGCCGCAGCGATCCAGGCCACACCGGACCCGGCACTCACCCCGATCAAGGTGGCCATCCTGTCCACCTTCACCGTGGACCTCATGAAACCCTGCCTCATCGTTGAAGGCGCAGCCCAAGGGTTTTTGCTGGACCTTTGGTTAGGCCCCTTCGGCCAGATCGAGCAGCAGGTCTTTGATCCCGGCAGCCAGCTCTATCAGGCCAGCCCTCAGACGGTGCTCCTCATTGCCCGGCTTGAAGACTGGGCCCCTGATGTGGCGTATCGTTTTGTCAGCTTGTCGGCCGAAGCACTCGCTGAAGCCAAAACCCGGCTCATTTCCCGGTTTCAACAGGTCCTGGAGCAAATCCGGCAAAAGACTCAGGCCACGGTTTTGGTCGCCAATTTCCCTGCCCTGCCCTGGCTGGCCGCCGGCTTGGCAGATCCTTCCCTCCCCACGTCCCAATCCAGCTTCATCCAGCAACTCAATGAGGCCCTGGCCGAAGTCTGCGCCCGCCTGCCCGGCACTGCCATTCTAGATACGGCCCGCGTCGCGGCCGAGGTGGGCCTGCGCCATTGGAGCGATGAACGCATGACCTACCTGGCCAAGGCCCCCCTCAGCCTGGAGGCCATGAGCTCCCTGTCAGCCGCCTTTGCCCGCAGGCTCCGCTCTCTCACCGTCACTCCCAAAAAATGCTTGGTGCTGGATCTCGACAACACCCTTTGGGGAGGGGTTCTTGGCGAAGCAGGGCTCGACGGCATCGCCCTCGGCCCCGATTATCCCGGCAATGTCTTTGTGGACTTTCACAAGCGCGTGCTGGCCCTGCGTGACTGCGGCGTGCTTCTGGCTGTCGCCAGCAAAAACAATGCTGAGGATGCCATCCAGGCGCTCGACCAACATCCCGCCTCGCTGCTGCGCAGTGAACATTTCTCCGCCTTTGAAGCCCACTGGGAAGACAAGGCCACCAGCCTGCGCCGCATCGCCAGCAGCCTGAACATTGGCACCGATGCCCTCGTCTTCTTTGATGACAATCCCACCGAGCGCGAATGGGTACGTAGCCAATTGCCCGAGGTGACCGTGATCGAAGTCCCCGCCAGCCCTCTGGGTTACGCCAAGGCCCTGGCAGAATGCTGCTGCTTTGACTTCGCCGGACTCGTCCAGGAAGATCTCCAGCGCGCCGGCCTTTACCAAAAGGAGTCTCAACGACAGGAAATGCAGGCCCAGGCGGCCTCCCTGGAGGATTTCCTGGCGGGCCTCGAAATGAAGATCACCGCCGGTCTGGCCGATGAAGCCGTGCTGCCACGCATCGTTCAATTACTGGGCAAAACCAATCAGTTCAATCTGACCACACGCAGACACAGCGCAGCAGATCTTCAGACCTTGCTGGATGCCGGTTCCCAGATCCTCTGGTTCCGAGTTAAGGACAAATTTGGTGACAATGGCGTCGTCGGCGTATTGATCGCCTGCCCCACCGAAACCGAGGGCGGATGGTATCTGGACAGCTTTCTGATGAGTTGCCGGGTGATCGGGCGGCAGGTGGAAACCGCCATGCTGGCCATCCTGGAAAGACTTCTCGCCAGTCAAGGTGCGACCACCCTGACAGCCGACTTTTTCCCCACGGCGAAAAACCAGCCTGCCGCCACTTTCCTGGCAGACCATGGTTTCGAAAACAACGGCTCCCAATGGATATTATCATTGGCAAAGCCGCGTCCTCTCCCTGACTGTCTTCAACTCGAAGGCCCCTTCACTCAGTTATGA
- a CDS encoding SDR family NAD(P)-dependent oxidoreductase, producing the protein MNALPLSGRKAIVTGSARGIGYAIAERLLQSGASVCLWDVDAEALGQAQAVLSPLGEVATAQVDVTSAESTEAAAQKTLDALGKIDLLVNNAGIAGNNAKTWELRPEDWRRVMDINLTGSFLCCRAVIPHLLANGYGRIVNVASVAGKEGNPNAAHYSASKAGVIALTKSLGKELATSNILVNCITPAVIETDILLQMTQAHIDYMLSKIPMGRFGQKHEAAALVAWLCSEECSFTTGAVFDLSGGRATY; encoded by the coding sequence ATGAATGCTCTCCCACTTTCTGGCCGCAAGGCCATCGTCACCGGCAGCGCCCGAGGCATCGGCTACGCCATCGCAGAACGTCTGCTACAGTCGGGGGCCTCGGTCTGCCTCTGGGATGTGGATGCGGAGGCTCTGGGGCAGGCACAGGCGGTGCTGTCCCCACTCGGAGAGGTGGCCACGGCCCAGGTGGATGTGACCAGTGCGGAGTCCACGGAAGCGGCGGCCCAAAAAACGTTGGATGCCCTGGGCAAGATAGATCTTCTGGTCAACAATGCAGGCATCGCGGGGAACAATGCGAAGACCTGGGAACTGAGGCCGGAGGACTGGCGGCGTGTGATGGATATCAATCTTACGGGGTCGTTTTTGTGCTGCCGGGCCGTCATTCCGCACCTGCTGGCAAATGGCTACGGCCGAATCGTCAATGTGGCCTCGGTGGCGGGTAAGGAGGGGAATCCGAACGCAGCGCACTACAGTGCCTCAAAGGCCGGGGTGATTGCCCTGACGAAGAGCCTGGGCAAGGAATTGGCGACTTCGAACATCCTGGTCAACTGCATTACACCGGCAGTGATCGAGACGGACATTCTACTGCAGATGACCCAGGCGCACATTGACTACATGCTTTCCAAGATCCCAATGGGCCGCTTTGGGCAGAAACATGAGGCGGCAGCCCTGGTGGCCTGGCTGTGCTCGGAGGAGTGCTCGTTTACGACGGGGGCAGTCTTCGATCTTTCCGGGGGACGGGCGACGTATTGA
- a CDS encoding SDR family oxidoreductase, translating to MTDRFKQGMVFTDEVTLSAELVGRFADFSGDHNPVHLEPAAARGFGYARPFAHGAILTAIVSRIIGMKVPGPGAVWMSQNMEWLKPLFVGETVRVEAEITEVSTGASVLHLALRAFNQQGEAVMNGQAKVKMAAQLAVAETSDQEKETRVALVTGGSRGIGAAAAQALAAAGYHVALSYHSNQSAANEVASRIREHEVRCQTYPADLSNEDAASELVRKVTRDFGRLDVVMHAASQPLKSLSVMELSPADYRDYWRVHVEAALALVKAAVPGMGERRFGRLIFLGTSALFGAPPAKMAAYVSAKQALWGAVRCLAQELGPQQITANMISPGMTITELTDNIPARMKEAEARKVPLRRLAVPEDIASVVAFLASDASAYLNGQNIPLTGGPT from the coding sequence ATGACCGACCGCTTTAAACAAGGAATGGTGTTTACCGATGAGGTGACGCTCTCCGCCGAACTCGTCGGCCGCTTCGCCGATTTCTCAGGAGACCATAACCCCGTCCATCTGGAGCCTGCCGCTGCACGTGGATTCGGCTATGCACGCCCCTTTGCCCATGGAGCCATCCTGACCGCCATCGTCTCCCGCATTATCGGCATGAAAGTGCCTGGTCCAGGAGCCGTCTGGATGAGCCAGAACATGGAGTGGCTGAAGCCGCTCTTCGTGGGCGAAACCGTACGGGTGGAGGCGGAGATCACGGAGGTCTCCACCGGAGCCTCGGTTTTGCACCTTGCCCTGCGTGCCTTCAATCAGCAGGGAGAAGCCGTGATGAACGGGCAGGCCAAGGTTAAGATGGCCGCCCAACTCGCAGTGGCGGAGACCAGCGACCAGGAGAAAGAAACCCGGGTCGCCCTGGTGACCGGAGGCTCCCGTGGCATCGGCGCTGCAGCAGCCCAGGCCCTGGCAGCCGCCGGTTATCATGTCGCCCTCAGCTATCACTCCAACCAGTCGGCAGCCAATGAAGTGGCCAGCAGGATCCGCGAACACGAGGTCCGTTGCCAGACCTACCCAGCCGACCTTTCAAACGAAGATGCTGCCAGCGAGCTGGTGCGCAAAGTGACCCGCGACTTTGGCCGTCTGGATGTGGTGATGCATGCCGCCAGCCAGCCGCTGAAGAGCCTTAGCGTGATGGAGCTTTCCCCGGCTGACTACCGTGACTACTGGCGTGTGCATGTGGAGGCAGCGCTGGCCCTGGTGAAGGCAGCCGTTCCAGGCATGGGCGAGCGCCGGTTTGGTCGGCTGATCTTCCTGGGCACCTCGGCCCTGTTTGGGGCGCCTCCCGCCAAAATGGCCGCCTATGTCAGTGCCAAGCAGGCCCTCTGGGGGGCCGTGCGCTGCCTGGCCCAGGAGCTGGGGCCGCAGCAGATCACGGCCAACATGATCTCCCCGGGCATGACCATCACGGAGCTGACGGACAACATCCCCGCCCGCATGAAGGAGGCGGAAGCACGCAAAGTACCACTGCGGCGGCTGGCCGTGCCGGAGGACATCGCCTCCGTGGTGGCCTTCCTGGCCAGTGATGCCTCGGCCTACCTAAACGGCCAAAACATCCCGCTAACGGGTGGCCCAACCTGA
- the rlmN gene encoding 23S rRNA (adenine(2503)-C(2))-methyltransferase RlmN: protein MPLSLHDLTFDELRDLHVADGLRPAHVSTVWNALHFRAETDLAARAVRDEWVPPLRRWLAEKVGGEGGYTMDHLAVASHIPSGDGLTQKFLLRLQDGQEIETVIMGYTGRHTVCVSTQAGCAMGCVFCATGQMGFVRHLRPGEIVGQVLHAQRILRAKGERLRNIVLMGMGEPLHNYDNVMKALDLISDTRGCNIGPSKISVSTVGVVPGILRLAAENRPYNLAISLHGSTEAERAALIPANQRWPLAELIAACHTYGQQTGRRIFFAWTLIAGVNDTPEHAHRVATLLAGLDAHVNLIPLNETAGYSGRESAGSSGDVFQAIIQEAGIPCTVRQRRGIDVAAGCGQLKAEKQKNRRLQPTSA from the coding sequence GTGCCGCTATCCCTCCATGACCTGACCTTCGACGAACTGCGCGATCTCCACGTGGCAGACGGCCTGCGCCCAGCCCATGTCAGCACGGTGTGGAATGCGCTGCATTTCCGGGCCGAGACGGATCTGGCAGCCCGGGCCGTGCGGGATGAATGGGTGCCGCCCTTGCGCCGCTGGCTGGCGGAAAAAGTGGGGGGCGAAGGCGGCTACACGATGGATCACCTCGCCGTGGCTTCCCACATTCCCAGTGGGGATGGACTGACCCAAAAGTTCCTGCTGCGCCTCCAGGATGGGCAGGAGATCGAAACGGTGATCATGGGCTACACCGGGCGTCACACGGTGTGTGTGAGCACCCAGGCGGGCTGCGCCATGGGCTGTGTGTTCTGTGCCACCGGGCAAATGGGTTTTGTTAGGCACCTGCGGCCCGGTGAGATCGTGGGCCAAGTGCTGCATGCCCAGCGCATCCTGCGGGCCAAAGGCGAGCGGCTGCGCAACATCGTCCTCATGGGCATGGGCGAGCCGCTGCATAACTACGACAACGTGATGAAGGCCCTGGACCTCATCAGCGACACGCGCGGCTGCAACATCGGGCCCAGCAAGATCAGCGTCAGCACCGTCGGCGTGGTGCCGGGCATCCTGCGTCTGGCGGCGGAAAACCGCCCCTACAACCTCGCCATCAGCCTGCATGGCAGCACCGAGGCCGAACGCGCCGCCTTGATCCCCGCCAATCAACGCTGGCCCCTGGCCGAGCTCATCGCCGCCTGTCACACCTACGGGCAGCAGACTGGCCGCCGCATCTTCTTTGCCTGGACTCTCATCGCAGGGGTTAATGACACGCCCGAGCACGCACATCGCGTCGCCACTCTCCTTGCGGGACTCGATGCCCACGTAAACCTCATCCCTCTCAATGAAACCGCCGGTTACAGCGGACGCGAAAGCGCCGGGAGTTCCGGCGATGTTTTCCAGGCCATCATTCAGGAAGCAGGTATCCCCTGCACCGTCCGCCAGCGCCGCGGTATCGATGTCGCCGCAGGTTGTGGCCAGCTCAAGGCCGAGAAACAAAAGAACCGCCGCCTCCAGCCCACATCAGCCTAA
- the kdsA gene encoding 3-deoxy-8-phosphooctulonate synthase, whose protein sequence is MLSLPVVKVGSVPVDGTQPLFILGPCVIESEEFIWDVAEKLGAIANSLRLKWVFKASYDKANRSAISSYRGLGVEKGCRILAEIGAKLGVPVTTDVHSPEEAKIAAEHVDLLQIPAFLSRQTDLILTAGETGRAVNVKKGQFMAPWDVKNIAEKLATVGCENFLFTERGTTFGYQNLVTDMRSLYWMRELGYRVIFDATHSVQRPGGLGTTTGGDGKLAPVLARAAVAAGCDGVFMETHPNPAKALSDGPNQVPMSDIAQVVEKLRRIHSLVTEDS, encoded by the coding sequence ATGCTCTCTCTTCCCGTTGTTAAGGTGGGTTCCGTGCCGGTGGATGGTACGCAGCCGTTGTTCATTCTCGGCCCCTGTGTCATCGAGAGTGAGGAATTCATTTGGGACGTGGCGGAGAAACTGGGGGCCATCGCCAACAGCCTGCGCCTGAAATGGGTCTTCAAGGCCTCCTATGACAAGGCTAACCGCAGCGCCATCAGCTCCTACCGCGGCCTAGGCGTGGAAAAAGGCTGCCGCATTTTGGCCGAGATCGGTGCTAAACTGGGCGTGCCGGTGACCACGGATGTACACTCGCCTGAAGAGGCCAAGATCGCCGCCGAGCATGTTGATCTTCTGCAAATCCCCGCCTTCCTGAGCCGCCAGACGGATCTCATCCTGACCGCTGGGGAGACGGGCCGCGCCGTGAATGTGAAGAAAGGCCAGTTCATGGCTCCCTGGGATGTCAAAAACATCGCCGAAAAACTCGCCACCGTCGGCTGCGAAAACTTTCTTTTTACTGAACGTGGAACCACCTTTGGTTATCAAAACCTGGTAACGGATATGAGGTCGCTATACTGGATGCGGGAGCTGGGCTATCGGGTCATTTTTGACGCGACTCACTCTGTTCAGCGTCCAGGGGGCCTTGGCACCACCACGGGAGGCGATGGCAAGTTGGCCCCCGTTTTGGCGCGTGCTGCGGTGGCTGCTGGTTGCGATGGTGTTTTTATGGAAACGCACCCAAACCCGGCCAAGGCTCTTTCCGACGGGCCCAACCAGGTGCCAATGTCTGACATTGCTCAGGTGGTCGAAAAACTGCGGCGCATTCACAGTCTGGTGACGGAGGATTCTTAA
- a CDS encoding pyridoxal phosphate-dependent aminotransferase → MDFIAKNIAELSPSMTLAITSQAKALKKQGVDVLSFGAGEPDFDTPAHITAAAIEALNTGKTRYTESSGLIELREALAAKLLIDNGIQYDPSQISVNCGAKHSCYNAIAACVNPGDEVIIPAPYWTSYPEMVKLVGGIPVVVETKLENDWKITPEEFEDAMSPMTKMIIINSPGNPTGSVYSKEELQALGEIATAEDILILSDEIYEKLVYGDNKHVSIASISKDIFDHTITINGFSKAYAMTGWRLGYTAAPKKIADAIDTIQSHTTSNPTSFAQYGAIAALQGDQQIVADMRDEFDVRRQYMLSRLQAIKNVKVIEPQGAFYFLVGIEPIGIKSVNFCEKLLSKGKVAAVPGVAFGAEYTVRFSYATGLDVINAGMDRFEEFCGQH, encoded by the coding sequence ATGGACTTCATCGCCAAAAACATCGCCGAACTTTCGCCCTCCATGACCTTAGCCATCACCAGCCAGGCGAAGGCACTGAAGAAGCAGGGTGTGGACGTATTGAGCTTTGGTGCGGGTGAGCCTGACTTTGACACCCCCGCCCACATCACCGCTGCGGCCATCGAGGCGCTGAACACCGGCAAGACCCGCTACACGGAAAGCTCCGGCCTGATCGAACTGCGTGAAGCCCTGGCGGCAAAGCTGCTGATCGACAACGGCATCCAGTATGATCCTTCCCAGATCAGCGTGAACTGCGGTGCCAAGCATAGCTGCTACAACGCCATCGCCGCCTGCGTGAATCCTGGCGACGAAGTCATTATCCCGGCTCCTTACTGGACCAGCTACCCTGAAATGGTGAAGCTCGTCGGCGGCATCCCGGTGGTGGTGGAAACCAAGCTGGAAAACGACTGGAAGATCACCCCGGAAGAGTTCGAGGACGCCATGTCCCCGATGACCAAGATGATCATCATCAACAGCCCCGGCAACCCGACTGGGTCCGTTTACAGCAAGGAAGAGCTCCAGGCCCTAGGCGAAATCGCCACGGCTGAAGACATCCTCATCCTCTCCGATGAAATCTACGAGAAGCTGGTCTATGGCGACAACAAGCACGTCAGCATTGCCAGCATCAGCAAGGACATCTTCGACCACACCATCACGATCAACGGCTTCTCCAAAGCCTACGCGATGACGGGCTGGCGCCTGGGCTACACGGCTGCACCAAAGAAAATCGCTGACGCGATCGACACGATCCAGAGCCACACCACCAGCAACCCGACCTCGTTTGCCCAGTATGGTGCGATTGCGGCCCTTCAGGGTGACCAGCAGATCGTGGCAGACATGCGCGATGAGTTCGATGTGCGCCGCCAGTATATGCTGAGCCGCCTGCAGGCGATCAAGAACGTCAAGGTGATCGAGCCTCAGGGCGCGTTCTACTTCCTCGTCGGCATCGAGCCGATCGGCATCAAGTCCGTGAACTTCTGCGAGAAGCTGCTGAGCAAAGGCAAAGTCGCCGCCGTTCCTGGCGTCGCCTTCGGTGCTGAATACACCGTGCGCTTCAGCTATGCCACGGGCCTGGACGTCATCAATGCGGGCATGGACCGCTTTGAAGAGTTCTGCGGCCAGCATTAA